The following coding sequences are from one Holophagales bacterium window:
- the tatA gene encoding twin-arginine translocase TatA/TatE family subunit, with protein sequence MPNLGIPELLIILAIIVLLFGVGKLPQLGKGIGEGIRNFKQAVKDGGQDSEKKDPPAGTGSGNTPSSPK encoded by the coding sequence TTGCCCAACCTCGGAATCCCGGAACTCCTCATCATCCTCGCCATCATCGTCCTGCTCTTCGGCGTCGGGAAGCTCCCGCAGCTCGGGAAGGGGATCGGCGAGGGCATCCGCAATTTCAAGCAGGCGGTGAAGGACGGCGGCCAGGACTCCGAGAAGAAGGACCCCCCGGCGGGAACCGGCTCCGGGAACACGCCCTCCTCGCCCAAGTGA
- the htpX gene encoding protease HtpX — MKIAKRVFLFLAVNVLVVTTISVVLGVLGVRPYLTARGLDLGSLAVFCLVWGFGGAFISLGLSRVMAKWGMGVKLVDPGTPDPAAQELVSTVHRLAQAAGLRTMPQVGVYDSEEVNAFATGPTKNRALVAVSTGLLRRMRRDEVEGVLGHEIAHVANGDMVTMTLIQGVVNAFTMFLARVVAFFVAQLFRRDEEGGGVSHLVYFVATLVFDIAFSILGSVVVAWFSRLREFRADSGGAQLAGRDRMIAALEGLQRTVGVVDPADRHVAVQTLKISGHPRGLMRFFSTHPPLETRIARLRMMA; from the coding sequence ATGAAGATCGCCAAGCGCGTGTTCCTCTTCCTTGCCGTCAACGTTCTCGTCGTCACGACGATCTCGGTCGTCCTGGGCGTCCTCGGCGTCCGCCCCTACCTCACGGCACGCGGGCTCGACCTGGGATCGCTCGCCGTCTTCTGTCTCGTGTGGGGCTTCGGCGGAGCGTTCATATCGCTGGGCCTCTCGCGGGTCATGGCGAAATGGGGCATGGGCGTCAAGCTCGTCGACCCGGGCACACCCGACCCGGCCGCACAGGAGCTCGTCTCCACGGTCCACCGTCTGGCCCAGGCCGCGGGCCTCAGGACGATGCCCCAGGTCGGCGTCTACGACTCCGAGGAGGTGAACGCCTTCGCTACGGGTCCGACGAAGAACCGGGCGCTCGTCGCCGTCTCCACCGGGCTACTGCGGCGCATGCGCCGCGACGAGGTGGAAGGGGTCCTCGGGCACGAGATCGCCCACGTGGCCAACGGCGACATGGTGACGATGACGCTCATCCAGGGCGTCGTGAACGCGTTCACGATGTTCCTCGCCCGCGTCGTGGCGTTCTTCGTCGCCCAGCTCTTCCGCCGCGACGAGGAGGGCGGGGGGGTCTCCCACCTCGTCTATTTCGTCGCGACGCTCGTGTTCGACATCGCCTTCTCGATCCTCGGTTCCGTCGTCGTCGCCTGGTTCTCGCGGCTCCGCGAGTTCCGCGCCGACTCCGGCGGAGCGCAGCTCGCGGGCCGGGACCGGATGATCGCGGCCCTCGAGGGCCTGCAGCGAACGGTCGGCGTCGTCGACCCGGCGGACCGCCACGTCGCTGTCCAGACGCTCAAGATCTCCGGCCACCCGCGAGGCCTGATGCGCTTCTTCTCGACGCATCCGCCGCTGGAGACCCGCATCGCGCGGCTCAGGATGATGGCCTGA